Part of the Quercus robur chromosome 5, dhQueRobu3.1, whole genome shotgun sequence genome, AACAATTAATCTCCCACTGGTTAACAGAAAATTTCCACAAAGTCTCATTTGAATTGCATCTTCAACTGAATATTTTCAAGGAAATACACTGTAAGTCATAATGTGTTCCTATAAAAAGAGAATTTAGGGAAAATAAGAGCAGTTTTTTTACCCCCAACTTCCAGTTACATATCTTTAAccaatttacaaattgattTCTCCACATTATCTAAAAGGTGAAAAGAAATGGCAATCATCAGATGATCTGAACCATTTTGGATTAGTAAACGGAAGGTTTCCcaagaaagaaatattattgAGGGATAATTCAATTCAAATATTCTTGATTATATGTTAGCAGCAAAGTCCTTCCAATGACTTTTCTATATATACctaatgaaattttgaattatttttcaaaaaaaaaacctacttgtTGAAAATGTCCTCCTATATATTAATAGGGACCTAAACTATGAAAATCTGAATTCTCAAACTCAGCAGAGATGCCACTGCTGACAAATGGCTATAGACAATAGTCTAGAAAAGCTTTTAAAGAGTCAAAATGTTTTACCACCAAAGTGGGAGTTCTATCTGCTTCAGGCATCACACGAGACATAGTAGATGCTTGATCTTCAATACTATtaaatctttctcttttttcaaacCTCTCAACCAGAGAGCGGGTCCTTCCTTGTACAACTGCAACTGCCAAATGAAATTCTTTACAGAGTCAAGATCCATCCCACTTGTATATTCCATAAAATAAAGCAGTTGGTAAGCAATGGCAAACCTCCATTGACCATTTTAACAGGGCTTATCCCTTTGCTGCAATTAAGGGATTCATCACCTGAAACATAACATGAAAGCTACTTATTTCCATCAACGGAGAATAAAGCTATATCATAGATCATCAACAAAACCACTACTAATTAAGGAATAGTAACTGTTGTTCATCAGCTAACCTGATATTGAGGCAAAAGAAAAAGGTACTGAAGGGGCAAGCATTAAAAGAGATACCATAGGATttacaatttatgattttggAGGAAAACAGTAACAGAATGGCCCATACACCTCTTGTACAGTACTAGGTTTGAACTAAAAGACAGGTTCTAATTCTGGTGTTGGCAAAATATATGATCAAAGACTCAAATGTTTTAGAAATAcgggaaaattttgaaagtcaGCTGAAAGCAGCATGCTTTACATTATGTAATATTAGAAAATTGGGTGGAATTAGATATTGTTCCCAGAGCCGGCTTGATGAgtttgggggcctaaggcgaaaactAAATTGaggcattttatatatttaaataaattttttttaaatttttttttttaatattacttaaactctATTATCTTGTGttagatacaaaattactaataaaCATGAACTacatataattgttttttgagaaagtctatatatacaaaaaatttgacaaaactttttacacttgttgatgtggcaattgatagtgataagtaaaaaaatgatattaaaaatgGATTTAGATTTGAACTAATAAAAGTTTGCCAACTCAAGTGTggttaaaaatgttgtgaaattttttgtatattgctcttgtttttttccccatttttcaAGAAGTGCttcattcataacattttcattcATAACATTTTGACAACAAATCCAAAATgttaagttgttactggttctaatttgaacccaacactaaaattatttttttttcccaccaatAATAgctagtaacaacttgccacttaagaAGCGTTTAATTCGCCGTGGTGTTACATTACACCGCaatattacattattgtaattttacATTAAGGTAATCTCAATATAAGAATACAACATTACATTGTTTAAGAAGGTGATGAAATTAAGATGattgatatattttgtatttatagaTTATggtaatattagaaaaaataaaatatatcaaaaaccTTAATGTCACTTTATCGTAATGTGCATCACATCAAGAATACATCATAgcgaaccaaactcacccttaggatttgttgtgaaagtattgtgaaaaatgttgcgGACATAacatctctctcttcttttttcttgtttttcatttgataaaaaatattattttattaatcgGCTAATATTTGGACTTAATTGATACTATTACAATGAAAGAAAtaaccctattggttaaaatttgggggcttttttttttttaacttggaGACCTCTTGCAACCGCCTCATTTTGCCAATACTAGAGCCGGTATAGAGCCGGCCTTGATTGTACCGAATGGCTATACAAGAAAACAATAAGTAAAAATGACTACATCTATTAGAAAGTAATAGTTGCAAAAACTGTGACAGTAGTTTCATAATATGCGTAGAAGACAAATTCTTTGTATACATAAGAGTGATTGATTACATTTAATGTGTTGCAAGACATTTAATGCTAACTAAATGCAGTCTGACAAAGCAAAATGATACAAAACTTCAGTTGAGTGCCCCAAGATTTTTGAGTTAAGGCTTCAATGGGTAAATGGAGATCATCAGCTAGCAAACACATTAATGGGAAAATTTGTGTGGATAGAAAGTAGATGGGCTAGaggaataaaatataaacaggACAAATCAAtgacaaaatatatttatatttcatttgtAAACAGATGGCACTATAGTACAAGAACTTACAGCTTTCCTGATTAGACGGTGTTCGTGGTGACAAAATTTTGTCAAGCTTTTCAGTAACAATCTTGATATTAGAATGTTTATCCTCACAGGATTCTCTAGATCCATCTTCAGATCCATGTTTGGATTGGAAGTTTGAATCTATTGCACACGTCACATTGCTCAAAGTTCCAGATTCAACAACTTCTGGCAGCCTCTCGACCTCAATTTTACTATTTGATGGCCTCCGAACATGAGCTGGTCTGAGCAACATTCCACGTTTTGTCCTTGAAAAGCTGATGGATTCCTTTCCAGAATTTGCCCCATCTCCTCCATCAGCACCGTCCCTAGGTACAATGCTAGGAACAACAAAGGATTTATCAAGCGCTTTTTCATAAGATCTTGCATTCAAACCTACTGAAGGACTCTGCTTCTGAGATGGCAGACAACTCATATCCTTTGAATCCAATGGGGGTGCCACTTTTGGAGAATTGAAGGACTCAGCTCTCTGTGAAGCAACAGGCTTTCCACCAGTAGCTTTGAAAAGAAGACAAAACAGCACATCAGGGAAAGTTGGATTAAAATGACagaaataaatgccaaaaagcATTGACATATCCATAATAGATCACTTTTTAGATTAGCGCTTGTGTGTCAAATTAAACTCCTATGCAAATTTCTATCTTCAGTATACCTTCTCAATGTCCTAGCCTCCTAGGCCTTGACATCATATTAACTTGGGTAGAACCAAATCCCTATCTCCATAGATCAGAAACCAGAACAGCTCTGAATTACGCAAGCCCAGACTTAGTTCAGAATAAAAAAACCAGTTAAACTTTGACCACAATTGAACACAAGCTACAATATGCCTTCAGGTGCAGTTTTCTCAATGCAAGCTGTACCCACACTTAACATGGGCTGGACTATACTAATCTCTGGGTCTAAGGTACATAATCTGCTGCAAAAGACAGCAATTTGTTGATACCCTTTCAAATACTAATGGATTATATAgaagtccccccccccccccccccccctccctttaAGTTTTGGCCCCAAAGGGAGGGGAAGGGGAGATTCAAAGATTATAGAGAAGCAATGATTCTGCCCCTTGTAATCAAAACTTTCAATATGATAAAAGCAAACAGATTTGGACCTTGATCATTAACCTACATTCATCTAGAAACTATTATGCTAAGTTAGCTCATTAGGTGcaattacaataatttataataCTTTTGACACAAGTATTTATACAATTACATAAAAGTTAATATACTTGAGCATTTTGTGGGCACTATGGTTGCTACAACTTTTTGATAATCACCACTGTCACTCTTGCTTGAACTCTGCACTCTTCTAACCTATGGTTGGCTAAACCAGGCCAAGACCTCCATTCCTCCATTGATTaagaaaaaccaacaaaaaacaCCCAGTATCTAGAAACTTGAATGTGTGTAAGAGAATAACCATAATAAACTTTCTGAAAAGATGATGAATAAGGAATTCAAATTCTGACTGGGGGCAAACCAAGCCAATCTCCAACATATGCTATAAATGACGTACTTTAACACTTGGGGGGTGGGGAGGGGTAAGAATGAGTTTAAATACAAACTCATAACTAGCAccacattttcttttatatatgttttctaatccttttttttcctcctctttttcTATATGTTTGTTAAGCAGCTTTGATACTCCATATTTATAAGTTGTGGGACCCCTCAAAAGTTCTACATTCTTGGATGTGGACCATGTTTATGATATTAAAAACTGAGGACCTATGTTGAATAATCAATTGTTTCAAAGTGtaacatttctaaaaaaaacaaataacaacttACAATCCACGTATATGTTCTTTATCTCTTTTGTATCATAATCTGGAGACACGCACCGCAAGCCTGAAGTTGACCTGAGACCAGTTCCTCCTTTCTCTAAAGAATGACTTCCCTGGAAATTAAGATTAATTTTCTGCTCTGTATTGTCATTTTGCTCAGGTCTTGAAGTAGACCCATATGGCTCAATAAGCTGCCATAAAGAATATAACTTAAATTGACTTAATGGTACAgagaaaattaaagagataaggaAAAAGGGGGAAAAGGTTACAAGGAAAGATAACAGTACCGATATATCTGCTACCCAAACTCCAACAGAATTGCGAAAGTATGAGCAAGCCAGAAGTTTTCCGTCATTAATGCATTGGTCACCAAGTGTTGACCATCCCATATCAACAGCATCATGACAAATTACAGGCTCCCATGAGTAAACCTACAATTACCAAGCTTGGATGTGATGTTTAGGTACCATcttcatacaatttcatttaactACATGACAATGACAATCCAAACCTTCAAACTATCTTCCAACCCAGAAAGTAGGGTCCTTCCGTCGGGATGAAAGGTGATTGCCCGTACTCCTGTAGACTGGAAAGGGGTTAACTAATTTTGTTAGAGAAATTGGATGCAATCCATATCCaagtattataaaattaaaaaaaataaataaataattaaaaggtTGGCATAGAGGACAGAAGAAAAGGAGGCCTGGTACATGTCTTTTGCATTTAAGGGTAATCCCAGCATAAGATTGAACTTCCAAGATACTTAAAGTGACTACGCAACTTCAATTTTAAAGAACAAATAATGTCAGATACCTCAGGTCTAGTAGATCCAATTAGTTCAAAAGTTTCCAAATCCCAGAATTTCACTGTTCTGTCTGCTGAACCTGTAAAATGAATCATATTAATACGTTATGAAAAGCTTACTAATtactaaataaacaaattagcGAGAATACACTGATTTCAGGAGGCAGACAAAAGGAAATCAGAAGAATGGGTACATCTATATGTACTTGagacaaaaactaaacaaatcTAACATAACCAACAAAAACTAACAACCTCTACACTGTTAAAAAGAAATCAAGTCAGATGCTGTACCTGTGGCCAGGAGAAACTCGAGGGGATGGAAATCTAGGGACCGAATGTGACCTTGATGGAATTTAAAATCGTGCAAGAGCTTTCCAGCAGTTAGATCCCAAACCTGTTCAATAGACAGTGTGATAAGAAGAAAGCAGCAAACAACATTAACATTGATGATAagataattttattgttaattgACCTTGACAACGTTATCGAATCCACCAGAAACTACCCAACGACCGTCAGGAGTGAATTTGATAGTAGTAATGCCTCGAGTGTGTCCTTTGTATGTGTGAATGCATCCTTTCTTTCTAATATCCCATATCTTTAGATTAGTATCCACTGAACCAGATGCAAACAACTCTCCAAATGGATGAAATTCAACAGCACTACAGTTATTGGATCTGTGTCCACTAAGAGTTCGAACCACTACACTTAGAGAATAGCAatcaaacaataataattacttTCATATTCTTCTTCTGCAGCATAATTAATTGcataatgaaatgaaaaaggaaatgGACTTTAACTCTTTACTTCCTCCAAATCCCATAGCTTTATAACACCATTAGAAGCTCCAGCCAGCACCAAAACTTCATCAAAAGCTACACATTCAACTGGAGTTGTATGTCCACACAAGGTctgtataaaaacaaaattgattacTAATTTAGCAAGAAATATAATGAAAGTATCCTCCCCCTCCTATTACCATTAAAGAATTGGGTTTCCCAATGCTCCAAAGATTAACTTTATGGTCATCACCACCGGTTACAAACAGACGACAAGCCTTCTTCCCAATATTGACGCAGTTCACAGTGGCAGTGGTGGAATGAGCCACAaattcctctgtttttttttttcagtcaaaTCACACAAACAGTAAACTGATTTCTGAACTTACTTATTAAACAAACTCTAAAGCTTCTTTTACTCTTAAGTTGCTGAGAGacaaagtaaaagcaaaaaagaagaagaagaagaagctgaaaCAACAGTTCAGTAGAAAAGCAAAGTAAAACCCTAAACAAAAGGATACGTAGCTTATATCCACGCTTCGCCATTTTTTGCCGAATTCCAGAGCTAAAACGGAGATCCAGAAACTTGCTTTTATTGCTTCacaggaaaaggaaaaggtttTATTGCTGAGGAAATTGAAATCcgcagagagagaaagagagagacagttCAGAGGGAAAAAGGAAATGGTAATTTGGAGTCGCTCATCACTCACGGACCCGGACCCGGACCCGGACCCCACACCCCAGGCTCCTCCtccaaatccaaaataacaaaataccaaaaacaagGTAAGTGTGTGTTGTTCTGAGTCTGACCacctctctctgtctctctgctcaattttcattttatttatccaagctttcttttgttttcctaCTTCCTAATTACGTAAAtgccctttcttcttttttcttttgtgattctttgatttttttttttttttttttttttccctcagtCCTAATTAGGGATCATTTGGTAACGTTATTCTAGTAATattgttcatattttttataaaaaaaatgtggatgaaaaaatttgtaaaaatatgtataatattatttaaaaactaaaatgtgTTAGTTAAAATGTCATACCAAACGCCCCTAGATTTTAAGGAAGACaagttgttttgatttttagacAACaaatatgttttgattttttagttctgctgttttgattgttttgatCTTAGACAACaaatatgttttgatttttttttatataatgtaAATATAGTATTTCTTTTTAGTTTCCACTTTTCAcaccaaatattaaaaatttaaaaaaaattattattacttttcttataaaccatttatttttgagagtaaataataaaatagaatgtTACGGaatatacaatattatatatatatatatatatatatactagttataGGCTCATGCGTTGCacagttttatgaaaaaaaaacttataaaatatatgtataaataattattataacaaaatagGTACTAATTTGTTAGTGACTTGaagtattgttaaaaataatatcaatgattaaaaaatgttagaagtgtttttttcatttggaaTATATTTGAATACTTATTTGTACACTATGTTTTTAGAGTATCCTTATTCTTCTTTGTCATTGTTCTTTATTAAAATCTTTagatatagtattaaaaaaattggtcacTTTTAAGAGATagaactattttttattatgccCATGCGATGCAtggcttaataaaaaatattttgataatataattaaatttaataacaaataaaatgaaaaaataattaattcaaaatttaagattaaaaaataaattgtacttgtacacttaaaaaaaattaatttttatttcttattttgaattttttttttttttttttttttgagaaaccaataagaaaattttattaagctaaatcaaacaataaaacatcatccaaatcACGTGGAAGGTCTTCCATCCACACATCAGTATCTGCAGATACAACTGCTCAACGTGTAAGGGCATGAGCTAACTTATTACCCTCACGTTGAACATGAACAAAGTTACAGCAAGATAAAGAAGATGACAGTAATCTAGTTTCATCAATAATATGCCCATATGGAGTCTTAGACCGCTTTGAGGAATTAACAACTTTGATTACTTGCAGAGAATCACCCTCCACCACAACCCGAAAAACGTTGATTTCCTTGGCAAACAAGACTACCCTACGAGTAGCTTGGGCCTCCACCATCACCGCTGAGCCAGGGAACCTAATCTTTTGGCTGAGCGCACTGATCACCAAGCCTGTCGAGTCTCTGACCACCACCCCTAAGCCGGCACTACCTTGCTCCTCAAAAACTGCCCCGTTAAAATTGATTTTGTACACACTTTCATCTGGTGGTGACCATTTAATCACTTCCTTGGGTACTGGCCGATGCAAGGGATGCTTCTGAATATCTATGAATTCTCTCAAAAAATCTAAAGCTCTGCTCACCACGTCACCCACGTCCCAAACCAGCTGAAGCAATCTTTTTCTGTTCCTTCGCTCCCATATCGCCCAAGCTATCATGGAGAATAGAGCAACCTAAGAAGGGGTTGCGTTCTGCAGCAAGTAACAAAATAGATCTTCAAAAGTCAAAAGTTTTTGAGAGCGAAGGAATGAAAAGGATTGAGTGGACATCCAAATCGGCTTGACATCATCACAGAGCCATAGTGCATGGATACTATCCTCCACCTCGACTTCGCACAACCTGCAATGACCATCAGTTGCTACAACGCTTTCCCAGATTTTTCTTTGCAGGCAAAGACTCACCAACAGCTCTCCAAATGAAATGGCGCACTTTGTTGGGTATTACCATCCTTCAAACCCCCTTCCAGAGCCTTTTACTAGCTTCAGTACTAGATGAACTCGGCTGGTTTTGGGCTTGAGCAGCTACCAGGAGTCGATATGCTGAACGCACTGAGTAACTTCCATCCAGGGTATAAGGCCAGATCAGTAAATCAGTGTTATGGTGCTTGCTAAGGGGAATACTCTTAATACCATCAGCTTCCCATGGTAGAAAGTGTCTGTCAATGAGCTCAAAATCCCAAGTCTTAGTGCCTGAAATGAATAAATCTTGGACTACATTCAAAGATTGATCTAGCCGAGGAGACAAAACCTTCCCACTCCCTGGAGAAGGAAGCCACCGATGCTGCCAAATCTGAATATCCTTCCCATCCCTAATCCTCTAGAAAGCTTCATTAGAGATCACATCCCTGGCCAACATGATGCTCTTCCAAGCATAAGAACATCTTGGGTTTTGAACAGCCTCAAAAATATCACCGGAGGGAAAATATTTAGCTCTAAAAAACCCTATATAGTAAAGTCTCCTTTTCATGGTATAGATGCCACACTTGCTTCCCAAGCAAAGCATCATTGAATTGGCATAAATCCCGGGACCCCATACCTCCTATCGACTTGGAAGAGCAAAGCGTCTTCTAATTGACCCAGTGAATTTTCCTAGCACTGTTTGAGcacccccaccaaaatttccaaATCATCGCCTCAATATCTTTGAGAAGACCCACAGGTAAGCGAAACACACTCATGGAATATGTTGGGATCGATTGTACCGCGGCCTTTATCATCACTTCTTTTCCTGCTTGAGATAGCAActtctccttccacccttgcATTTTGGCCCAAATACGCTCCTTAATTTTAGTGAAACAAGCTTTTTTCTAGCAACCCACAAACGAAGAAAGCCCCAAATCCTTCTCGTAATCTCTTATGACTGGAACACCCAACAACACTCTTAAAGTCTCCTTTACCTCCTCAAAAGTGTTTTGACTAAAAAAAGCTATAGTTTtctcttattttgatattaaaataatttgttttagtattgattttattcaaatggtTATAAGTTATATCAACCCTAAACCAACATATGTATCCATATGTaacattctaaattaataataaataaaaatataatactctaacttaatgtaacattctaacttactaataaataaatataacaccctaacttaaagtaatgtttgtaattgtattgTGTTTTAACCTTTAagaacacatttttttaatcataaaaataaaaaataaaaataaaaacacagatattaatattacacacgaaaaaataatgaattcaataattgaaacggttgaaaacaaaattaagccaaaacctcaattcagtaatgaaaaaatatccaaattttttagcttaaaaaaatagagttaaGTAAAGATAGACTTACATAGAAATTTGGACTGATGAATTCTCTTGTATCCAATTTCATGTTTGACAacaaattttgcttttaattaaagaatatagattacatggaacaaagcaccaaaccaaaaccataacaaattaaatccattataaaatattgatgttaacaacaaataatcatgtaataagaaattaaaaaatacaaatatattgttGATAAAAAGGTGTGATCAAAcatagaatttcaacctatctataaaacttgttgataaaaatcatatcatattatatataataaaaaggcaacaaatacacaaaatctattcaatttgatgaaaaaaaaagctaaacGTTATATATACAAAAGTAGGACCTCAAAAggaagatctatatctagaatTTGAATACTTCATTACTTATGGTATCATAGTGAAATATTAACACTCACAAACATAGCTGGCATCCCCTTGCAGATTTGATAGCCTCTGGATCTGTAAGATGCAACCACCAAACCATGAACATGTCGATTGAGCTTTTTTGTATGACAGgcttcaaaaattttaatagtaaaataataacattatcaccaaaaaaaaatggacaagatAAAGGTGGTGCACATAAGGGACTGCAACACCAACTTGTTTAAAGAGCAGTGTGCATAAGTAGAGGTCTTAAGAAGCTGACACCAATACCAATGGCAACAACATcctttagtacttttcctgtGACTCCAACCTaccaaaattttccaattaccaAAACTTCACATATTTCATGCCCAAATTAGATACTAATATCAGCTTTATATTACCCAAGAACCACTGCAGACTCTCTCAGAGAAGTCCTTGATCTTGTCCAGAGCACTCCAGACCTCGGGGACCATATTCTTTCCATCACTCTATATAACTGCATCCCTTGAAGCACTAACCTATTCTCCGTGCTGTTTATCTGAAGGCGCCaacaaaatgatgaaaaacaaatcacatcaattttcttgagaaaggaagaatataacaaataattgtaaagtaggtagtagaaataatgaaacaccaaaaaaactatgtgtatatatagtgggaattttaggttgtgaaaaagatgatatgaacaaaaagtaGTAGTTTAGGTGAAactcaaatacttttttttttttttactttattattaggaaaaagatgacataaaatgaaaatttatccacaaaaaaacaaaaaacgcaagaaaaaaaaaaagtaagttctatcttttttttccttttacgttttttaaagaaacgtaggaaaaaaaatacaaattcgatcccttttttcttttatgtttttctatctctcttttttatttaaattctatccttagataattctattttattgattttaggctttgttgataacattttagatagatACAATTGTTATAGTTGTAAATGAAATActactttctttcatttttatccaaaaaaatgtatatatctattattaaaatattaaaatttattaaaatttctgcaatttggtgaagctaCATGGTGCAACCATggcgtctaagcccaacttttattattatatatatatatatattaatggaaAGTAAATAGATAGAGAGtacattataatttattattaataagtagtatatcattttctattttagcaatatttatttttcttaaaatactAGTAAAACCAAATTTTATACGTAAGAGTGAGATGGTAGGCTCTGATATTAGCTTTGGGCATGTGGTCCTGCCTTTCTTGTGTGAGTCTTCCCTCGTAGCCATAGTCCATAGCTATAGGGGGTGGTTTTGGGTGGTCTAGATCATCTACCATTCCAGTATCTAGATTGGTGgaacataaatttaataatttgacactacaaaaaattactttatttattttattatctcactttacaaaacacctaACATCAGTGATtttgttttagcttttaacgcaataaaataatatataggtAGAGAgtacattataatttataactaatAAGTAGTAtatcattttctattttagcagtatttatttttcttgaaatacaagtaaaaccAAATTTTATACGAAAGAGAGAGATGGTAGGCTCTGACATTAGCTTTGGGTCAAGTGGGAGCCTTTTGGGTTGTGTGAGTCTTCCCTTATAGCCATAGTCCATAGCCATAAGGGGTGGTTTTGGGTGGTTTAAATCATCTACCATTCCAGTATCTAGATTGATGGAACATAAATTTAGTAATTTGGCACcataaaactattttatttattttactacctcactttacaaaacacctaACATTAGTGGTTTtgttttagctttcaacacaataaaataatataaacaataataaaataatatatctactacaataaataGCAATCATTACCACTagcacaataaaataatataacttttaataaaataatgtttttttaaccatcttagctacagtgcacatcaaTCTTTGGGTATGCACTCTTACTAGTTCATGGTGATTTGATCtacaccaaaatttaaaaaaataaaaataaaaaatgattggaTCTCATCATCATGTCATGTTATGGCTAAAGCTCTA contains:
- the LOC126725869 gene encoding katanin p80 WD40 repeat-containing subunit B1 homolog KTN80.1-like isoform X2, producing MTLCGHTTPVECVAFDEVLVLAGASNGVIKLWDLEEVKMVRTLSGHRSNNCSAVEFHPFGELFASGSVDTNLKIWDIRKKGCIHTYKGHTRGITTIKFTPDGRWVVSGGFDNVVKVWDLTAGKLLHDFKFHQGHIRSLDFHPLEFLLATGSADRTVKFWDLETFELIGSTRPESTGVRAITFHPDGRTLLSGLEDSLKVYSWEPVICHDAVDMGWSTLGDQCINDGKLLACSYFRNSVGVWVADISLIEPYGSTSRPEQNDNTEQKINLNFQGSHSLEKGGTGLRSTSGLRCVSPDYDTKEIKNIYVDSTGGKPVASQRAESFNSPKVAPPLDSKDMSCLPSQKQSPSVGLNARSYEKALDKSFVVPSIVPRDGADGGDGANSGKESISFSRTKRGMLLRPAHVRRPSNSKIEVERLPEVVESGTLSNVTCAIDSNFQSKHGSEDGSRESCEDKHSNIKIVTEKLDKILSPRTPSNQESCDESLNCSKGISPVKMVNGVAVVQGRTRSLVERFEKRERFNSIEDQASTMSRVMPEADRTPTLVKGEPQTSGRDSPSSNDKDVTEDLMQTHELFLSTLRSRLTKLQVVRHFWERNDIKGAISALMKLPDLSVQADVISVLMEKMEILTLDLFSCLLPVLLGLLDSKVERHASLSLEMLLKLVAVFGPVIRSTVSAPPAVGVDLHAEQRLECCNQCFIQMQKIQKILPALVRKGGLLAKCAQELNLVLQE
- the LOC126725869 gene encoding katanin p80 WD40 repeat-containing subunit B1 homolog KTN80.1-like isoform X5, giving the protein MAKRGYKLQEFVAHSTTATVNCVNIGKKACRLFVTGGDDHKVNLWSIGKPNSLMTLCGHTTPVECVAFDEVLVLAGASNGVIKLWDLEEVKMVRTLSGHRSNNCSAVEFHPFGELFASGSVDTNLKIWDIRKKGCIHTYKGHTRGITTIKFTPDGRWVVSGGFDNVVKVWDLTAGKLLHDFKFHQGHIRSLDFHPLEFLLATGSADRTVKFWDLETFELIGSTRPESTGVRAITFHPDGRTLLSGLEDSLKVYSWEPVICHDAVDMGWSTLGDQCINDGKLLACSYFRNSVGVWVADISLIEPYGSTSRPEQNDNTEQKINLNFQGSHSLEKGGTGLRSTSGLRCVSPDYDTKEIKNIYVDSTGGKPVASQRAESFNSPKVAPPLDSKDMSCLPSQKQSPSVGLNARSYEKALDKSFVVPSIVPRDGADGGDGANSGKESISFSRTKRGMLLRPAHVRRPSNSKIEVERLPEVVESGTLSNVTCAIDSNFQSKHGSEDGSRESCEDKHSNIKIVTEKLDKILSPRTPSNQESCDESLNCSKGISPVKMVNGVAVVQGRTRSLVERFEKRERFNSIEDQASTMSRVMPEADRTPTLVKGEPQTSGRDSPSSNDKDVTEDLMQTHELFLSTLRSRLTKLQVVRHFWERNDIKGAISALMKLPDLSVGAS